The following proteins come from a genomic window of Achromobacter deleyi:
- a CDS encoding B12-binding domain-containing radical SAM protein, with amino-acid sequence MSATPLRVLSVIPPMTQLNTPYPSTAYLTGFLRSRGVTATQEDLALALVLRLLSPDGLRAVAAKVDALPLDKHTPAIRAFIAMQPRYLATIAPVIAFLQGRDSTLAHRIVGRNFLPEGPRFASLDVYMDDEGGDPLGWAFGALGLQDRAKHLATLYLNDLADVLRDGIDPRFEFVRYAESLAGSQPTFDPLAEALAAPLNLVDDTLRDLTLEALARHQPTMVLLSVPFPGAVYAAFRIAQAIKAQDPKIITVLGGGFVNTELRELKDPRVFDYFDFVSLDAGERPLLALLEHVEGKRSRERLVRTFLRDADSGAVRYVNLVEPDVAFAEVGTPTWDGLPLDRYLSLLDMLNPMHRLWSDGRWNKLTVAHGCYWKKCSFCDVSLDYIGRYEGASATVLADRIEAIVQETGQTGFHFVDEAAPPKSLKALATELIARNAGISWWGNIRFEKTFTPELCELLADSGCIAVSGGLEVASDRLLNLMKKGVSVDQVARVTRAFTDAGILVHAYLMYGFPTQTVQDTVDALEYVRQLFENGCIQSGFFHRFACTVHSPVGLNPEEYGVTLRPLPDVTFAKNDIGFDDPTGVDHDALGRALKKAIYNYMHGIGLDEDVRSWFPFKVPKTTVGRHRIAKALSQHA; translated from the coding sequence ATGTCTGCCACGCCCCTACGCGTGCTGTCCGTCATCCCGCCGATGACGCAGCTCAATACGCCATACCCGTCCACCGCCTACCTGACCGGCTTCCTGCGCTCCCGCGGCGTCACGGCTACACAGGAAGACCTGGCGTTGGCGCTGGTCTTGCGCCTGCTGTCGCCCGACGGCCTGCGCGCCGTGGCGGCCAAGGTGGACGCGTTGCCGCTGGACAAGCACACCCCCGCGATCCGGGCCTTCATCGCCATGCAGCCGCGCTACCTGGCCACCATCGCCCCGGTGATCGCCTTCCTGCAAGGGCGCGACTCGACGCTGGCCCACCGCATCGTTGGCCGTAACTTCCTGCCTGAAGGCCCGCGCTTCGCTTCGCTGGATGTGTACATGGACGACGAGGGCGGCGACCCGTTGGGCTGGGCCTTCGGCGCCCTGGGCCTGCAGGATCGCGCCAAGCATTTGGCCACCCTGTACCTGAACGACCTGGCCGACGTGCTGCGCGACGGCATCGACCCGCGCTTCGAATTCGTGCGCTACGCCGAGTCGCTGGCCGGCAGCCAGCCGACCTTCGACCCGCTGGCCGAAGCGCTGGCCGCGCCGCTGAACCTGGTCGACGACACCCTGCGCGACCTGACCCTGGAAGCGTTGGCGCGCCACCAGCCCACCATGGTGCTGCTGTCGGTGCCGTTCCCCGGCGCCGTCTACGCCGCCTTCCGCATCGCCCAGGCCATCAAGGCGCAAGACCCCAAGATCATCACCGTGCTGGGCGGCGGCTTCGTCAACACCGAACTGCGCGAACTGAAAGACCCGCGCGTCTTCGACTATTTCGACTTCGTCAGCCTCGACGCCGGCGAGCGCCCCTTGCTGGCGCTGCTGGAACACGTCGAAGGCAAGCGCTCGCGCGAGCGCCTGGTGCGCACCTTCCTGCGCGACGCCGACAGCGGCGCGGTGCGCTACGTCAACCTGGTCGAGCCCGACGTCGCCTTCGCCGAGGTCGGCACGCCCACCTGGGACGGCCTGCCGCTGGACCGCTACCTGTCGCTGCTGGACATGCTCAACCCTATGCACCGCTTGTGGAGCGACGGCCGCTGGAACAAGCTGACCGTGGCGCACGGCTGTTACTGGAAAAAGTGCAGCTTCTGTGATGTGAGCCTGGACTACATCGGCCGTTACGAAGGCGCCTCGGCCACCGTGCTGGCCGACCGCATCGAGGCCATCGTGCAGGAAACCGGCCAGACGGGTTTCCATTTCGTCGACGAGGCCGCGCCGCCCAAATCCCTCAAGGCCCTGGCCACGGAACTGATCGCGCGCAACGCCGGCATCTCGTGGTGGGGCAACATCCGTTTCGAGAAGACCTTCACCCCCGAGCTGTGCGAACTGCTGGCCGACAGCGGCTGCATCGCCGTCTCGGGCGGCCTGGAGGTCGCCTCGGACCGCCTGCTGAACCTGATGAAGAAGGGCGTGTCGGTCGACCAGGTGGCGCGCGTGACCCGCGCCTTCACCGACGCCGGCATCCTGGTGCACGCCTACCTGATGTACGGCTTTCCCACGCAGACCGTGCAGGACACCGTCGACGCGCTGGAATACGTGCGCCAGCTGTTCGAGAACGGCTGTATCCAGAGCGGGTTCTTCCACCGCTTCGCCTGTACGGTGCACTCCCCGGTGGGGCTGAACCCCGAGGAATACGGCGTGACGCTGCGGCCGCTGCCGGACGTGACGTTCGCCAAGAACGACATCGGCTTCGACGACCCGACCGGGGTGGATCACGACGCGCTGGGACGGGCGCTGAAGAAGGCGATCTACAACTACATGCATGGTATCGGGCTGGACGAGGACGTGCGTAGCTGGTTTCCGTTCAAGGTGCCGAAGACGACGGTGGGGCGGCATCGGATTGCGAAGGCGTTGAGCCAGCACGCATAG
- a CDS encoding TonB-dependent receptor — MSRQTNTPIMAGGAATARHRAPAVAGRMTVQDALSQLLAGTGLSSAALPGGGYAVTAPSQGPAVTTLAPVQVTGRPQLAEPYAGGQVARGGRVGMLGERDLMDTPFNLSSYTSELIRNQQANSIADVLANDASVRTVNDGQGSVAGTGDEFQIRGFPVRNQDVSFNGLYGMLPLRTIAMDAVERVEVLKGPTALLNGMSPRGSVGGGINVVPKRAGDEPLTRLTATYQSDSRFGGMIDMGRRFGENNEFGIRFNGSYRDGDTAVQNQFNQLGTAVVALDYRGDRLRVSLDAGHQTNDIDAPGDSGVLIFGDNLPVPRAPKASKGYSPDWGYSRSRDNYGVLRAEYDITPQLTVFGGVGYRRSENRYLYADPIVVGQGGELLMRPYYWPSFEQNTSSVWGARGNFNTGPVKHEVSLSYSTFEQRAGYYDYYIFGMSPSNLYDPVEIPKPSIDGLSSSPPRTSLLKLPTIALADTLSFADDRVQLTAGVRHQTVKATNYSYVTGKETSHYDKSAVTPAFGLVVKPWDHVSLYANYIEGLTTGPIAPAGTSNAGEIFAPIKTKQVEAGVKVDFGSVTTTLGLFQIKQPAGLTTFSDGVTRYDVSGEQRNRGVELNAFGELAPGVRLLGGVTYIQPKMTRTASADTEGNSAVGVPRWMANIGMEWDPSFAPGVTLSARALSTSWQYQNLENTRRIPGWTRWDLGVRYATRAFDHPVTLRATVNNVFGKDYWSSASEGYLRLGSPRSVMLSASVDF, encoded by the coding sequence TTGTCGCGCCAGACCAATACGCCCATCATGGCGGGCGGCGCCGCCACCGCCCGCCATCGCGCGCCGGCGGTGGCGGGCCGGATGACAGTGCAGGACGCCCTGTCGCAATTGCTGGCCGGCACGGGCCTGTCCAGCGCGGCGCTGCCCGGCGGCGGCTATGCGGTCACCGCGCCCAGCCAGGGGCCCGCCGTCACCACGCTGGCCCCGGTGCAGGTGACGGGCCGCCCGCAATTGGCCGAGCCTTACGCTGGCGGCCAGGTGGCGCGCGGCGGCCGGGTCGGGATGCTGGGGGAACGCGACCTGATGGACACGCCGTTCAACCTGTCCAGCTACACGTCCGAACTGATCCGGAACCAGCAAGCCAATTCCATCGCCGACGTGCTGGCCAATGACGCCTCGGTGCGCACGGTCAACGACGGCCAGGGCTCGGTGGCCGGCACCGGCGACGAATTCCAGATCCGCGGCTTTCCGGTGCGCAACCAGGACGTGTCGTTCAACGGCCTGTACGGCATGCTGCCGCTGCGGACCATCGCGATGGACGCGGTGGAACGGGTGGAAGTGCTGAAGGGCCCGACCGCCCTGCTCAACGGCATGAGCCCGCGCGGCAGCGTCGGCGGCGGCATCAACGTGGTGCCCAAGCGCGCCGGCGACGAACCCCTGACGCGCCTGACCGCGACCTACCAGTCCGATTCGCGTTTTGGCGGCATGATCGACATGGGCCGGCGCTTTGGCGAGAACAACGAATTCGGCATCCGCTTCAACGGCTCGTACCGCGATGGCGACACCGCGGTGCAGAACCAGTTCAATCAACTGGGCACGGCCGTGGTGGCGCTGGACTACCGCGGCGACCGGCTGCGCGTTTCGCTGGACGCGGGCCACCAGACCAATGACATCGACGCGCCGGGCGATTCCGGGGTGCTGATCTTCGGCGACAACCTGCCGGTGCCGCGCGCGCCCAAGGCGTCAAAGGGCTATTCGCCGGACTGGGGCTATTCCAGGTCGCGCGACAACTACGGCGTGCTGCGCGCCGAATACGACATCACCCCGCAACTGACGGTGTTCGGCGGCGTGGGCTACCGGCGCAGCGAGAACCGCTACCTGTACGCCGATCCCATCGTGGTCGGCCAGGGCGGCGAACTGCTGATGCGGCCGTATTACTGGCCCAGCTTCGAGCAGAACACATCGTCGGTGTGGGGCGCGCGCGGCAATTTCAATACCGGGCCGGTCAAGCACGAGGTGAGCCTGAGCTATTCCACGTTCGAGCAGCGCGCCGGCTATTACGACTACTACATCTTCGGCATGTCGCCGTCCAACCTTTACGACCCGGTGGAAATTCCCAAGCCGTCCATCGACGGCCTGTCGAGTTCGCCGCCGCGCACCTCGCTGCTGAAGCTGCCCACGATCGCGCTGGCCGACACGCTGTCGTTCGCCGACGACCGCGTGCAGCTCACCGCCGGCGTGCGCCACCAGACGGTGAAGGCCACCAACTACAGCTATGTGACGGGCAAGGAGACCTCGCACTACGACAAGTCGGCGGTGACGCCGGCGTTCGGCCTGGTGGTCAAGCCGTGGGACCATGTCTCGCTGTACGCCAACTACATCGAAGGCCTGACCACCGGCCCCATCGCCCCGGCCGGCACGTCCAACGCGGGCGAGATCTTCGCGCCGATCAAGACCAAGCAGGTCGAGGCCGGCGTGAAAGTGGACTTCGGCTCGGTGACGACCACCTTGGGCCTGTTCCAGATCAAGCAGCCCGCCGGGCTGACCACGTTCAGCGACGGCGTGACGCGCTATGACGTCAGCGGCGAGCAACGCAATCGCGGGGTGGAGCTGAATGCGTTCGGCGAACTCGCGCCGGGCGTGCGGCTGCTGGGCGGCGTGACGTACATCCAGCCGAAGATGACGCGCACCGCCAGCGCCGACACCGAAGGCAACAGCGCCGTGGGCGTGCCGCGCTGGATGGCCAACATCGGCATGGAATGGGATCCGTCGTTTGCGCCCGGGGTGACGCTGAGCGCCCGCGCGCTGTCGACCAGCTGGCAATACCAGAACCTGGAAAACACGCGGCGCATCCCGGGCTGGACGCGCTGGGACCTGGGCGTGCGCTATGCGACGCGCGCGTTCGACCATCCCGTGACGCTGCGCGCCACGGTCAACAACGTGTTCGGCAAGGACTACTGGTCGTCGGCGTCCGAGGGCTATCTGCGCCTGGGATCGCCGCGCTCGGTGATGCTGTCTGCGTCGGTGGACTTCTAG